The nucleotide sequence TTGTAGATAGATACATACAGCGTGATAGTTGCTGAGATGTAGTTTGTTTCACCGCCACGAACGATTGCCTGAGTTGTCAGCAGAATTGCACCTGTTGAGAACAGGATAAACATGCCGCTCATTGCAAGGTAAAGCGCAGGCATCTGCAGGAAGATGTTTGCAATCATACCTACAAGGATAACCACGAAGCCAGCCATCATCATACCGTTAAGGAATGAAAGGTCACGCTTAGTTGTTAGCGCGTATGCTGAAGCGCCCATAAACGCAAGGGCTGTACCGCCAAGAGCGGTTACTACAACATCGCCCATACCTGCGCCAATGTATGCGTTCAGGATTGGACCAATTGTGTAGCCAAGGAAACCGGTAAACAGGAATGTAAACACCAGACCCAGGCTGCTGTTGCGGTTTTTCTCAACCAGGAACAGAAGGCCGTAGAAGCCAACCAACATCATGATTAGGCCAGGACGTGGCAGGTTCATTGCCATTGAGAAGCCAGCTACGATTGCTGACCAGATCAATGTCATGGAAAGAAGGAAATACGTATTACGTAATACTTTGTTCGTTTGCAACACGCTTTCTTGTGTAGAAGTGCGCGATACCATTGGACTGTTCATAATCTTCCTCAAAAGATAACTGACTTATTTAATTACTTAGTTTACTTATGTGGGCGAAAGTTTCAAATTTCAACCCAATATAGCAAAGGCGGCAATGCCGCCTTTAGAACTGATTGTTATATAAAAATCTTAATGACTCAAGATCTGGCTTAAGAAGTTTTGAGTTCGATCAGATTGTGGGTTTTCGAAGAAGTTGATTGGGTCGTTTTCTTCGATGATTTCACCGGCATCCATAAAGATCACTCTGTCGGCCACCTCTTTAGCAAAGCCCATTTCGTGGGTTACACAAAGCATGGTCATACCTTCGTTGGCAAGCTCTACCATTACATCCAGTACTTCACGAACCATTTCCGGGTCAAGCGCGGATGTTGGCTCGTCAAATAGCATGATGTTCGGGTTCATGCACAGTGAGCGGGCGATAGCCACACGCTGTTGCTGACCACCGGATAACTGGCCTGGGTATTTTTCAGCCTGATGCGGGATCTTTACCCGTTCCAGGAACTTCATTGCCAGCTCTTCAGCTTCTTCTTTCGGCATCTTCTTCACCCAGATTGGTGCCAGAGTACAGTTCTCCAGTACAGTCAGGTGAGGGAAGAGATTAAAGTGCTGGAAACACATACCCACGTCTTTACGGATTGTCTCTATGTCTTTCAGGTCATCCGTCAGCTCATGACCGTTAACCAGAATATGGCCGCGCTGGTGCTCTTCAAGGCGGTTAATACAGCGAATCATGGTTGATTTACCTGAGCCGGAAGGGCCACAGATAACGATCTTTTCGCCTTTTTTCACCTTTAGGTTGATGTCTTTTAACACGTGGAACTCACCGTACCACTTGTTCATATCTTTGATTTTGATTACGTGTTCTAGTTGCTGCGTCATAATATGTCCTTAAATCTTCTATTAACGTTTGTGGCCGGTGTGAAGTTTGTTTTCCAGATAGATCGAGTATCTCGACATACCAAAGCAGAAAACCCAGAACACTAACGCGACAAATACATAACTTTCGATTGCAAAGCCTAACCACTTAGGATCGTTGTTTGCTGCCTGTCCGATACCCAGTACATCAAACATACCGATGATCAGAACCAGACTTGTGTCTTTAAACAGGCCAATAAAGGTGTTTACGATGGATGGAATCGTGATCTTCAGAGCCTGAGGTAAAATAATTAAGCGAATCTTCTGCCAGTAGCCAAGGCCAAGCGCATCAGCCGCTTCGTACTGGCCCTTAGGAATCGCCTGAAGGCCGCCACGAACCACTTCTGCCATATAAGCTGCACTGAACATAACCACACCGATAAGAGCACGAAGCAGCTTGTCTGTTTCCGAGCCGCCGGCCAGAAACAGCGGTAGCATTACCGATGCCATAAAGAGTACGGTAATCAGCGGTACGCCACGCCATACTTCGATATAGATAGTGGAAATGCTGCGGATAATCGGCATTTCTGAGCGGCGACTCAGCGCAAGTGCAATACCGATTGGCAGTGATACAACGATGCCCACAATAGCGATAATCAGCGTAACCAGCAGGCCGCCCCATTTATGCGTCTCAACCACTTCCAGTCCAAAGAAGCCACCGTACAGAAGGGCTGCGATAATGAATGGGTAGATGTTCAGGAAGAACAGAGCAATCCATTTACGCTGTGGTGTTTTCTCGTACACCAGTGCGGCAACAAAAATAGCCAGAGTGGCAAAGAACAGCTGAGGTCGCCATAGCTGCGCCTCCGGGTAGAAGCCGTACATAAACTGGGTCCAGCGTGTGCTGATAAATACCCAGCATGCGCCTTCACGGGTACAGGCATCACGGGTTGTTCCCACCCAGTCTGCATTTAAAATTGCCCAGTCAAACAGCGCCGATACAATTGAGAATGCGAAATAGCCCAGAACAAATGTCAGTGCCGTGTTTAGCGGGCTGTTAAACAGGTTTTTACGAAGCCATCCCGGTATACCCACAGTATTTGCCGGTGGCGGAAGGTCTTCCTGAAATTGATGTACTCTCATCTTATCTCTCCACCAATGCTACTTTACGGTTATAGATGTTCATCAAAAATGAAGTCACAAGACTCAGAGTCAGATAAACGCCCATGGTCATGGCAATAATTTCGATTGCCTGTCCTGTCTGGTTCAGTGTTGTTCCTGCAAATACAGAAACCAGATCCGGATAGCCGATGGCCATCGCCAGAGAGGAGTTTTTAGTCAGGTTCAGAAACTGACTGGTTAATGGTGGAATAATGATTCTCATCGCCTGAGGGATCACAATCAGGCTAAGGGTTTTTGTCTTTGGCAGGCCAAGAGACATAGCCGCTTCTGTCTGGCCGTGGTTTACAGCATTGATGCCTGAACGCACGATCTCGGCAATAAAAGATGCCGTATAAATGCTAAGAGCAAGCAGCAGAGCACCAAGCTCAGGGATAATGCTGACACCACCTCTGAAGTTAAATCCTTTCAGAACAGGGTAGTCACCAGAGATAGGTGAGCCTGCCAGAAGGTAAACTATCGCGGGAAGCAGAACAATCAGCCCAAGCCCGACTTTCAGCATCGAAGTCTGCTGCCCGGTCTCTTTTTGTCGCATCTTCGCAATGAAGCCGATAATGACAGTAAATATGATGCCGATCAGAAAAGTGCCGATAACAATATCACTGCCTTGCTCAAATACAGGAGCAGGGAAGTACAGACCGCGAACATTTAGAAATATTGCCTCACCAAGGCTGATACTCTGTCTTGCCGATGGCAGAGCCTGCAGCACGGCGAAATACCAGAAGAAGATCTGAAGCAGCAGAGGGATATTTCGAAATGTCTCGATATAGACTGCAGCCAGACGGCTAACCAGCCAGTTTGAAGAGAGTCTTGCCACACCGACGGTAAAGCCGATAATAGTGGCAAAAATAATACCTAAAAATGAAACCAGAACGGTATTAAGAAGACCAACCACAAAGGTATGGCCATATGAGAAGGTTTCATCGTATTCGATCAACGTCAGGCCAATCCCAAAGCCCGCTTCCTGTGACAGGAAGTCAAAACCCGTTGCGATACCACGGGCATCCAGGTTACTCAGGGTATTGTTGATAATGTTATAAAAGAAATAAACCAGAGCAAGAATCGCGATAGCCTGAAAGGCGATAGCACGAAAAGTGGGATTATAAAGAAGGTTTGCGCTTTTGGACGCTTTGTCTTCGATGGCCTTTTTGGCTGTTTCGGCGTCCCCATCTGGTGTTAATCTTGTTGTAAGTTCCATACAGCTATGACCTCAAAATCCATAAAAAAAGGGCGGCATCTACCGCCCTTACATTTAACTTATTCAGTTATGAATTAACGGATTGGTGGAGCGTACATAAAGCCGCCTTTGCTCCATAGCGCGTTCACGCCGCGAGCGATTTTAAGTGGAGAGCCTTCACCCACCTGAGCTTCAAATACTTCGCCGTAGTTACCAACCTGCTTAACAATCTGGTAGCCCCAGTCGTCGCGGATACCCAGGCCTTTACCTTTAGGGCCGTCTACACCAAGAATACGCTTAACGTTTGGATCTTTAGATTTAAGCATCTGGTCAGCGTTTGCCTGAGTGATGCCGTACTCTTCTGCGTTTATCATTGCAGATAGTGTCCACTTCGCGATGTTGAACCACTGGTCATCACCCTGACGCACAACCGGGCCAAGAGGCTCTTTAGAGATAATTTCCGGCAGAACCATTGCTGAATCCGGGTTTGTCAGTGTTATGCGCAGGCCGTAAAGACCAGACTGGTCAGTACTTAGTACGTCACAACGGTCAGCGTCGAAGCCTGAAGAAGTCTGTGCTGCTGTGTCAAATACAACCGGCTTGTAAGACATGCCGTTTTCACGGAAGTAGTCAGCAAGGTTTAGCTCTGTTGTGGTACCAGACTGAACACATACCGATGCACCATCCAGTTCTTTAGCGCTGCTAATACCAAGATCTTTCTTCACCATAAAGCCCTGGCCATCGTAGTAAGTTACACCTACGAAGTTCAGACCCAGTGAAGTATCACGGTGCAGAGTCCAGGTTGTGTTACGAGAAAGAACATCAATCTCACCTGACTGAAGTGCAGTAAAGCGCTCTTTTGCTGTCAGCGGAACGTATTTAACTTTAGTCTTATCACCTAAAACTGCAGAAGCCAGAGCCTGACAGTAAGCAACGTCGATACCTTCCCATTCACCTTTTTCATTTGGAATAGAGAAACCAGCAAGAGAAGTACTCACACCACAAGTTAGCATGCCTTCTTTCATTACTTTATCCAGTGTGCCTTCTGCTGCCGATGCCGTGTTAGACATCAGAGCAGTTGATGCTGCTACAGCTGCAGCAATAATAGTCAGTTTATTCGCCATTTGTATCCTTCCTGTAGTATCCACTTTGAACCAGGTAACACCTGATACATGTTTGTAATCTGTTGTGTTTTGCAGAGCCTTGATAAGTGCTAAAGTCATTTATAAAGGCTTATAATATTTATCTGTACGGTGTTTTGATTTCGTAAAATGTCGTTAAAATCATTGAACATGCAGTGAAATCATCAGAACCGAACGATTACTAGGATGGCGAATACTGGCTCCCGTGTAAATAGTGCAAAATCGCACCACCTTGGTGATTTAGAGCATAAAGTAGGTCGGAAAAGAATTAGTCATTATTTAGTCCTGATTTGGTGGTGCAAAACAAAATATCACACAGATGCGGTATTTAAATTTGATAGTAAAAAATTGAAGCCTGGTCATTCTCGCCACTTAGGTGCACACCTTTGGTGCGCTGTGCCAGAGTTCATTATTTTAGGTAAGGAACGCGATGCAATATTTTCCTCTGTATATGGATTTAAAAGGTAAACCTGTACTGGTTGTTGGCGGGGGCGAAGTGGCTTCCCGCAAAGTCGAAACGCTTGTCAGGGCAGGGGCTGAGATCACTCTGGTTTCCCCTGAGCTGACAGAGACACTGCATAGTTATGTGGATGATAAAAAATGTAAATGGGTCAAGGAGCGCTACGACAGTAAATATATGCAGGGTTTTGTTCAGGTTTGGGCAACCACAGATGATTCTGATTTAAACCACCAGGTGCATGCTGATGCGAAGGCCGGGAATATACTGGTCAATGTTGTCGATGATAAAGACTATTGTGACTTTATTACGCCCTCTATTGTAAACAGAGGCCGGATTCAGATAGGGATTTCCAGCGGTGGCAGTTCACCTGTGCTGGTAAGAAATATAAGAGAGCGTCTGGAAGCGGCTTTACCGCAGAATGTGTCGGTGCTGGCCGACTTTGCACAAGAGCAGAGAGAGGAAATAAAGAAAACTTTTCCGACAGTAGAAGAAAGGCGGATTTTCTGGGAGCGGTTCTTCGCTATGCCTGAGTTAGAACAGGCTGATAATAAAGAGAAAATAGCACAATTATATACAGAGCAGTTAAATCATGAATACAGAGTGACAATGTCACTTAATGCCATTGAATATGGCAGTGATGTGGAGCTGTTATCAATCAAAGCGCTCCGCCTGATGCAGAAAGCGGAGCTTATTCTTCACCCGAAAACCTGCCCGCCCGAGTTTATTGATTTATGCCGCAGGGACGCAGAGCGACGAGAGTACTATTCAGTCCACGATCTTAAAGACAAACTGGATAAAGCAGAGATAGACAGTGTTAACTCGATTTGCATTTTTATGCAAAAAGGGGAGGTTGAGAGAAGTGAGGAACTGGCGGAGTTTGTTGAGGGTGTTCAGGTATTGAAAGTGGTTGGGTAGAGCTGTCAGTTATCAGCAAAAACATTGTTTTTCATCTGATTAGAGTATGGTGGAGCTGAAAGTGTTTCGTGCCATATTATGCCTAGATATGCATTCCCACGCTGGAGCGTGGGAACGAGAGCAATACGGGCGGTGCGGGTACATCAATCCCTAAAATTATTAAACTGAAACGGCTGTCCCAGTTCCGACTCTTTAATCAAAGCAATCGCCTGTTGCAGGTCATCGCGCTTTTTGCCGTTTACGCGAACCTTGTCGCCCTGAATCGATGACTGAACTTTGATCTTCGCATCTTTAATCGTCTTAACGACTTTTTTGGCCGTCAGCGTATCAATGCCCTGCTTAAACTCCACATCCTGATACCAGTTTTTACCTGAGTGAACAGAGTCTTTAACTTCCATCGCTTTGGCATCAACACCGCGTTTTGCCAGATTGTTGCGCAGGATATCCATCATCTGTTTAAGCTGAAAATCATCTTCAGCACCCAGCTTTACTACTTCGCCATTAAGTTCGAAACTGGCATCAACATTTCTGAAATCGAAGCGGGTTGATAGCTCACGGTTGGAGTTGTCTACTGAGTTTCTTAGTTCAACCGTATCGACTTCAGAAACAATATCAAATGAAGGCATCTTTTCTCTCCCTATTATCGGCTTTCTTTTACTGCAGCAGACAGCATATCCAGCATTTCTGCGGTGTGCTCCCAGCTCAGGCATGGATCTGTGATGGACTGACCGTATTTCAGATTTGAAATATCCGTCATTGGCTGGTTGCCTTCCTCAATAAAGCTTTCGGCCATAATGCCGGCGATAAACTTGCTGCCTGAGCGGATCTGTTTGCAGATATCTTCAGCTACTTCCAGTTGTTTGCGGTGCTGCTTCTGGCAGTTTGCGTGGCTAAAGTCCACAACCAGGCGCTGCGGCAGATCGAACTGCGCAAGCTTTGAACAGGCTTCGCTGACATAAGTGGCATCATAATTCGGGCCTGTATCACCACCACGCAGGATAACGTGCCCAAACGGGTTGCCGCTTGTGCGGTATACCGTCATACGGCCGTTTTTATCCGGTGAGTAAAAGTAATGAGAAGCCTTTGCAGCACGAATGGCATCAGTAGCTATCTTAACATTGCCGTTGGTGCCGTTTTTAAAGCCCACCGGACAGGAAAGTGCAGAAGCCATTTCACGGTGAATTTGCGACTCTGTGGTGCGGGCTCCAATAGCGCCCCAGCTGATTAAGTCTGCAATGTACTGACCTGTGATCATATCCAGAAACTCGGTAGCCGTTGCCAGGCCAAGCTTGTTGATATCAAGAAGCAGTTTACGGGCTTTTAGCAGACCGGTTTCCAGCGCATAAGAACCATCCAGATTGGGATCGGTAATCAGGCCTTTCCAGCCAACAACGGTGCGCGGCTTTTCAAAGTAAGTACGCATAACGATAAACAGCTCGTCACTGTACTGTTTCTGTATCGCACTCAGGCGGTGGGCATAGTCCAGAGCCGCCTCTGTATCATGGACAGAGCAGGGGCCAACAATAACTAATAGTCTGTCGTCTTTTCCCAGCAGGATATCTTCAATCTGACGACGGGAGGCTTCAATTCGTTCGGCAACATCATCCGTTAGCGGATGCTGGTTAACTAACTCAGCCGGAGCCGGCATAGGGCCAAGCGGCTGAGTTCTTAATTCGTCTGTTTTTAATGGCATGTTCGCGCCTGTTCTTGTAATTTCGAAGCGGTAAAGATAACGGAAATCACATAAGGAATAAACTCGTTTAGTTGATAATAGTTAATCTTAAAGGCAACGGTTGTCTATAAAGGTAATAGGTGACAGGACAAGCTTTGCTCTACCCCCCAGATAACGTATAATCACCGCCGGTTTAACTATGAGACGTGTGTAGATGATTAAAGTTGGTCAAATTAATACTCTGGAAGTGGTAAAAAAGGAAGAGTTCGGGCTGTTTCTGGATGCAGATGATTACGGTAGCGTTTTGCTGCCTAATAAACGTGCTCCTGAGGACGTTAAGCCTGGCGATAAGCTGGATGTTTTCCTTTACTTCGATTCAGACAGCCAACTGACCGCTACCACTGAAAAGCCTGTTGCTCAGGTGGGTGAGTGGGGCCTGATGAAGATTGAGGGCGTTAACGCAACCGGTGCTTTTGTAAACTGGGGCATTGAGAAGAAAGATCTTCTTGTTCCGTTTAGCGAGCAGCGTGCCCGTTTCCGTGCGGGTCAGGAGATTCTGGTTTACGTTTATACCGACCGCGCATCCGGCCGGATCGTGGGCACCACTAAGTTTAATAAGTTGCTGGATAAGACGCCTGCAAACTATACGAAAAACCAGCAGGTGGATCTGATTGTCGCTGAGAGAAGCGACCTTGGCTACAAAGCCATTATCAATGGTGCGCACTGGGGCATGATTTTCAGCTCTGACGTATTTGGAAAGCTGTTTATCGGTAAACGCCTGAAGGGCTATATCAAGAATATCCGTGAAGATGGCAAAATAGACCTGTCTCTGCAAAAAATCGGTACGGCTAAGATGGACGATCTGAGCCAGAAGGTTCTGGATATGCTGGAGAAAAAGGATGGATTTCTGCCGTTAAATGATAAGTCTGCTCCGGAAGCGATCTTCGCCGTTTTCAGAACCAGTAAAGGGACATTTAAGAAGACGATTGGCGGACTGTATAAGAGCGGCAAGATTACCATCGAAAAAGAGGGTATCCGTCTTAACTAAAAAAAGAGCCCAGCGTAGAGCCGGGCTTAGGGGAAAGGCTCCGGAAGGAGCCTGCGCTAATCATTATTGATAGTTTAGTACAGACTTTTGGCTTTGCCAGTCTTTCCCCATCTTTCGAAGCCCAGGTTACCGTTTTAATAGAGCTAAGGCTCTATTAAAACAGGTTGCCATCTCTTACCAGCTCTCTTGGCAGGCCGTTCTTAATTCTGTTGCCAACCCATTTACCCAAGCCGATAATATCGCCGGCAAACTTGATAATGACTTCCCCTTTGCCGCTAAGGTTTTCCGGGCGGATATCCCGGCCCATGTACCATTCGCGTGCTTGCTCTATTGATAATTCAACAGATTTTTCCTCACTGCCGTCAGCCAGGGCCATCACAGCTTCGTGCTGCCAGCGGTAACCTTTTTTGTGTGACTCAGCCAGTTTAACGCCCATGCGGTCAAAGCGTATTTCGCCAATCATCGGCTGCAGGGCAGAAGGGAACAGCCAGACTTCATTGTCCCGCAGCCAGATATCCGCTGACTCTGGGAGCGAGATCCCAAGCGTGGAATTTAGCTGAGACTGAATATCAGTCATTATTTTGTTTGATGCTTTATCAAACGGGAATTTACCCAGACGCTTTTTCACCGTTGGTGCTTCATCCGAAGCCAGCTTTCTGATCCTGGCAACAAAGAAGCCTTCGCTATCAAAGATTTGCGGATAGATATGCAGGAAACCGTCCTCGGTAATGGCATCCGATGCGTTCGGGAACAGCTGATCAAGCCTTTCGAATTCTACTTTGTCACCAAACTTCTCTTTAATGTGATGGCAAACCTGCTGGTTCTCCTCCAGGTTCAGGGTACAGGTTGAGTAGACTATAACGCCGCCAGGCTTCAGGGCATGGAAGGCACTTTCAATCAGATCTTTTTGGGTGTGCGCAATTTCCTGAATCGACTCTTTGCTCCAGTTGTTCATGGCATCGGCATCTTTACGTATGGTGCCTTCACCGGAGCATGGTGCGTCTAATAAGATGGCATCAAACTGCTCTGGCAGCCAGCCACCAAAAACCCTGCCGTCGAAGTTAGTCAGTGCAACATTACGGACGCCGCAACGCTGAATGTTCGAATAAAGGCCTTTAATACGGCTAGCAGAGAACTCATTGGCAACCAGTGCGCCATTGTTGTTCATCGCCGCTGCAATCTGAGTGGTTTTCGAGCCTGGTGCGGCAGCAACGTCAAGAACCGTATTGAACGCTTCCTGCTGCTCAAATAGCAGAGCAGTGACAGGCATCATGGAGCTGGCTTCCTGAATATAGAAAAGGCCGGCCATATGTTCGGCAGTGTTTCCCAGAGGTGTGGTGTCGTTTTCATCCCTTTCGATCCAGAAACCTGTGTCGCACCAGGGAACCGGTGTGAGTTTCCAGCCTTTTTCTGCCGCTCTAGCAAGAAAGTCATTCACCGAAATCTTCAGCGTGTTTACGCGGATGCTTCGGCGAAGGGGACGTTTACAGGCGGCAATAAACTCATCCATGCTCAGGTGAGATGGCATGATTTCTTCAATTTGGGTTAGAAAACCTTCCGGCAGTTTTATGTTTTCGTGCACTGCAATTACTCTGGTAACTAGAAAAAATTCCGCCCAATTCTATACGATTACCAGAAAATTGCAGCCACAAGATCACTTCTTATTTGCCTGGGATTGGTGTGCGCCACTCTTTCCACTCGTCTTTAGCTTCAGAATGCAGATAGAATGACCGGTTGACCTCAGCAACAGGCGCAAGGCTGGAGCCTTCAGGGGTGGCAAAGGTAATTCCGCCTCTTATCAGGCTGTCCACTGTGCCGGCTTTAATCTCTGCACCGGATAACCCAAGCGAGACATTTAATCCTGAGGTGTTCCAAAACACCGAGTTCTTACGCACCAGGTAGGCGTAGTCGTGGTCTATTTCTATTGTGGTGATGACGCGATCGGCGAAAGTACCAAGCTCTACAGAAATGACATGTCCAACTTCGAAATCGCGGAAAAGAACCGGGGTTCCGGCTTCGATGGAATCCCTGCTTTCGCTTTGCAGAATATACCTTACACCGCTTGCCTTAAATGGATGTTCGTTAAGGTCAAACTCATAATGAGGTTTGCCTTTTCTCGGTTTTACCG is from Vibrio sp. JC009 and encodes:
- a CDS encoding YajQ family cyclic di-GMP-binding protein: MPSFDIVSEVDTVELRNSVDNSNRELSTRFDFRNVDASFELNGEVVKLGAEDDFQLKQMMDILRNNLAKRGVDAKAMEVKDSVHSGKNWYQDVEFKQGIDTLTAKKVVKTIKDAKIKVQSSIQGDKVRVNGKKRDDLQQAIALIKESELGQPFQFNNFRD
- a CDS encoding amino acid ABC transporter permease — encoded protein: MRVHQFQEDLPPPANTVGIPGWLRKNLFNSPLNTALTFVLGYFAFSIVSALFDWAILNADWVGTTRDACTREGACWVFISTRWTQFMYGFYPEAQLWRPQLFFATLAIFVAALVYEKTPQRKWIALFFLNIYPFIIAALLYGGFFGLEVVETHKWGGLLVTLIIAIVGIVVSLPIGIALALSRRSEMPIIRSISTIYIEVWRGVPLITVLFMASVMLPLFLAGGSETDKLLRALIGVVMFSAAYMAEVVRGGLQAIPKGQYEAADALGLGYWQKIRLIILPQALKITIPSIVNTFIGLFKDTSLVLIIGMFDVLGIGQAANNDPKWLGFAIESYVFVALVFWVFCFGMSRYSIYLENKLHTGHKR
- a CDS encoding NAD(P)-dependent oxidoreductase, giving the protein MQYFPLYMDLKGKPVLVVGGGEVASRKVETLVRAGAEITLVSPELTETLHSYVDDKKCKWVKERYDSKYMQGFVQVWATTDDSDLNHQVHADAKAGNILVNVVDDKDYCDFITPSIVNRGRIQIGISSGGSSPVLVRNIRERLEAALPQNVSVLADFAQEQREEIKKTFPTVEERRIFWERFFAMPELEQADNKEKIAQLYTEQLNHEYRVTMSLNAIEYGSDVELLSIKALRLMQKAELILHPKTCPPEFIDLCRRDAERREYYSVHDLKDKLDKAEIDSVNSICIFMQKGEVERSEELAEFVEGVQVLKVVG
- a CDS encoding amino acid ABC transporter ATP-binding protein, encoding MTQQLEHVIKIKDMNKWYGEFHVLKDINLKVKKGEKIVICGPSGSGKSTMIRCINRLEEHQRGHILVNGHELTDDLKDIETIRKDVGMCFQHFNLFPHLTVLENCTLAPIWVKKMPKEEAEELAMKFLERVKIPHQAEKYPGQLSGGQQQRVAIARSLCMNPNIMLFDEPTSALDPEMVREVLDVMVELANEGMTMLCVTHEMGFAKEVADRVIFMDAGEIIEENDPINFFENPQSDRTQNFLSQILSH
- a CDS encoding amino acid ABC transporter substrate-binding protein, which gives rise to MANKLTIIAAAVAASTALMSNTASAAEGTLDKVMKEGMLTCGVSTSLAGFSIPNEKGEWEGIDVAYCQALASAVLGDKTKVKYVPLTAKERFTALQSGEIDVLSRNTTWTLHRDTSLGLNFVGVTYYDGQGFMVKKDLGISSAKELDGASVCVQSGTTTELNLADYFRENGMSYKPVVFDTAAQTSSGFDADRCDVLSTDQSGLYGLRITLTNPDSAMVLPEIISKEPLGPVVRQGDDQWFNIAKWTLSAMINAEEYGITQANADQMLKSKDPNVKRILGVDGPKGKGLGIRDDWGYQIVKQVGNYGEVFEAQVGEGSPLKIARGVNALWSKGGFMYAPPIR
- a CDS encoding 3-deoxy-7-phosphoheptulonate synthase; the encoded protein is MPLKTDELRTQPLGPMPAPAELVNQHPLTDDVAERIEASRRQIEDILLGKDDRLLVIVGPCSVHDTEAALDYAHRLSAIQKQYSDELFIVMRTYFEKPRTVVGWKGLITDPNLDGSYALETGLLKARKLLLDINKLGLATATEFLDMITGQYIADLISWGAIGARTTESQIHREMASALSCPVGFKNGTNGNVKIATDAIRAAKASHYFYSPDKNGRMTVYRTSGNPFGHVILRGGDTGPNYDATYVSEACSKLAQFDLPQRLVVDFSHANCQKQHRKQLEVAEDICKQIRSGSKFIAGIMAESFIEEGNQPMTDISNLKYGQSITDPCLSWEHTAEMLDMLSAAVKESR
- the rsmF gene encoding 16S rRNA (cytosine(1407)-C(5))-methyltransferase RsmF, yielding MHENIKLPEGFLTQIEEIMPSHLSMDEFIAACKRPLRRSIRVNTLKISVNDFLARAAEKGWKLTPVPWCDTGFWIERDENDTTPLGNTAEHMAGLFYIQEASSMMPVTALLFEQQEAFNTVLDVAAAPGSKTTQIAAAMNNNGALVANEFSASRIKGLYSNIQRCGVRNVALTNFDGRVFGGWLPEQFDAILLDAPCSGEGTIRKDADAMNNWSKESIQEIAHTQKDLIESAFHALKPGGVIVYSTCTLNLEENQQVCHHIKEKFGDKVEFERLDQLFPNASDAITEDGFLHIYPQIFDSEGFFVARIRKLASDEAPTVKKRLGKFPFDKASNKIMTDIQSQLNSTLGISLPESADIWLRDNEVWLFPSALQPMIGEIRFDRMGVKLAESHKKGYRWQHEAVMALADGSEEKSVELSIEQAREWYMGRDIRPENLSGKGEVIIKFAGDIIGLGKWVGNRIKNGLPRELVRDGNLF
- a CDS encoding S1-like domain-containing RNA-binding protein encodes the protein MIKVGQINTLEVVKKEEFGLFLDADDYGSVLLPNKRAPEDVKPGDKLDVFLYFDSDSQLTATTEKPVAQVGEWGLMKIEGVNATGAFVNWGIEKKDLLVPFSEQRARFRAGQEILVYVYTDRASGRIVGTTKFNKLLDKTPANYTKNQQVDLIVAERSDLGYKAIINGAHWGMIFSSDVFGKLFIGKRLKGYIKNIREDGKIDLSLQKIGTAKMDDLSQKVLDMLEKKDGFLPLNDKSAPEAIFAVFRTSKGTFKKTIGGLYKSGKITIEKEGIRLN
- a CDS encoding amino acid ABC transporter permease translates to MELTTRLTPDGDAETAKKAIEDKASKSANLLYNPTFRAIAFQAIAILALVYFFYNIINNTLSNLDARGIATGFDFLSQEAGFGIGLTLIEYDETFSYGHTFVVGLLNTVLVSFLGIIFATIIGFTVGVARLSSNWLVSRLAAVYIETFRNIPLLLQIFFWYFAVLQALPSARQSISLGEAIFLNVRGLYFPAPVFEQGSDIVIGTFLIGIIFTVIIGFIAKMRQKETGQQTSMLKVGLGLIVLLPAIVYLLAGSPISGDYPVLKGFNFRGGVSIIPELGALLLALSIYTASFIAEIVRSGINAVNHGQTEAAMSLGLPKTKTLSLIVIPQAMRIIIPPLTSQFLNLTKNSSLAMAIGYPDLVSVFAGTTLNQTGQAIEIIAMTMGVYLTLSLVTSFLMNIYNRKVALVER
- a CDS encoding Bax inhibitor-1/YccA family protein yields the protein MNSPMVSRTSTQESVLQTNKVLRNTYFLLSMTLIWSAIVAGFSMAMNLPRPGLIMMLVGFYGLLFLVEKNRNSSLGLVFTFLFTGFLGYTIGPILNAYIGAGMGDVVVTALGGTALAFMGASAYALTTKRDLSFLNGMMMAGFVVILVGMIANIFLQMPALYLAMSGMFILFSTGAILLTTQAIVRGGETNYISATITLYVSIYNLFISLLSILGVMNDD